In Williamwhitmania sp., one genomic interval encodes:
- a CDS encoding iron ABC transporter permease: MKRGKAVTFLVLIILGLFALNLSLGSVSIPMKWVLSALAGSHSTPEVFANILIKSRLPQAITAGLAGAGLAIAGLLMQTLFRNPLAGPSVLGISSGASLGVAAVMLMAGVGGLLGFSLYAISVVAAFIGAFLVLLLITYFASRLHDNAMLLILGLMLGYITSSLVGVLNFYATSENVHSFTLWGLGSFSGVGWEQMPLFATLVIVGVGFAMAMPKWLNMLLLGDNYASNLGLNVKRARLAVILSAGLITAAITAFCGPIAFLGVAVPQIARLLVGKNEHSALLPVTLLSGMAISLLCNLLSRLPGLDGALPINAVTSFMGAPIVIWVVLDKRRHRISF, encoded by the coding sequence GCTCCGTTTCCATTCCAATGAAGTGGGTGTTGTCCGCTCTGGCTGGCAGCCATTCCACACCGGAGGTTTTTGCCAATATTCTTATTAAATCGCGGTTACCCCAAGCCATAACGGCAGGACTGGCAGGGGCAGGTCTTGCCATTGCAGGCCTGCTGATGCAAACCCTTTTTCGAAATCCGCTGGCCGGTCCTTCGGTGTTGGGTATTAGCTCAGGTGCCAGCCTAGGAGTGGCAGCAGTAATGCTCATGGCTGGTGTAGGTGGGTTGCTCGGTTTTTCGCTCTATGCCATTTCGGTTGTTGCCGCCTTTATTGGCGCATTTCTGGTTCTGCTGCTTATCACCTATTTCGCATCGCGACTGCACGATAATGCCATGCTGCTCATCCTTGGGCTTATGCTGGGCTACATCACCTCATCGCTGGTTGGGGTGCTCAACTTTTATGCTACAAGTGAAAACGTACACTCCTTCACCCTTTGGGGACTTGGCTCTTTTTCGGGTGTGGGATGGGAACAGATGCCGCTATTCGCCACCCTGGTAATTGTGGGTGTTGGATTTGCCATGGCCATGCCCAAGTGGCTCAACATGCTGCTGCTGGGCGACAACTACGCCAGCAATCTTGGGTTAAATGTAAAAAGGGCTCGGCTTGCTGTTATCCTTAGTGCGGGATTAATTACTGCTGCCATTACCGCTTTCTGTGGTCCAATTGCCTTTTTGGGCGTTGCTGTGCCACAGATTGCTCGCCTGTTGGTGGGGAAGAACGAACATTCAGCGCTTTTGCCGGTTACGCTACTGTCGGGGATGGCAATTTCGTTGCTCTGCAATTTGCTGTCGCGGCTTCCGGGGCTCGATGGTGCGTTGCCGATAAATGCGGTAACCTCTTTTATGGGAGCGCCTATTGTTATTTGGGTTGTGCTCGATAAGCGTCGTCATCGGATATCTTTTTAG
- a CDS encoding ABC transporter ATP-binding protein: protein MEIVLTAKDLTVGYSRKGSEDSVVQSNLNLQLHAGELTSLMGQNGAGKSTLIRSLAGFTKPLGGEVFVQSRPIRSHSEKELSKQIAVVLTENLSQVSLTVSELVSTGRYPYTGFFGRLSAHDRRIVWESLVAVGIGHFAGKLLSELSDGERQKAMVAKALAQETPIIVLDEPTAFLDLPSRIEMMQLLHRLATERHKAILLSTHDLEQALRFSDTIWLIDGDKQVECGSPEDLLLHGEIMKFFGRDGIVFDDLSGTFRAENTACCEVELIGEGIIRHWVANALYRNGFIPSAQHNLPICIEIKPGIPTEFILSKPDSSPVKMMSVESLMRELRAS, encoded by the coding sequence ATGGAGATTGTTTTAACGGCGAAGGATCTAACAGTTGGTTACAGCCGCAAGGGTAGCGAGGATTCGGTGGTGCAGAGCAATTTGAACTTGCAGCTACATGCCGGCGAACTTACGTCGCTTATGGGTCAGAATGGTGCCGGTAAGTCGACGCTCATTCGTAGCCTTGCTGGGTTTACAAAACCGTTGGGTGGGGAGGTCTTTGTTCAATCTCGACCAATCAGGAGTCATTCGGAGAAAGAACTCTCTAAGCAAATTGCTGTGGTGCTCACCGAAAATCTTTCGCAGGTTAGCTTAACGGTATCCGAGCTGGTGTCGACGGGTCGTTACCCCTATACCGGTTTTTTTGGTCGACTCTCTGCCCACGATAGACGCATAGTTTGGGAATCGCTGGTAGCAGTGGGTATAGGGCATTTTGCCGGGAAGTTGCTGAGCGAGTTGAGCGATGGTGAGCGCCAAAAGGCGATGGTGGCCAAGGCGTTGGCACAGGAAACCCCCATAATTGTGCTCGACGAGCCTACCGCTTTTCTCGACCTACCTAGCCGAATTGAGATGATGCAGCTACTGCACAGGTTAGCTACTGAACGCCATAAGGCCATCCTGCTCTCGACCCACGATTTGGAGCAGGCGTTGCGCTTTTCCGATACCATTTGGCTCATCGATGGCGACAAGCAGGTGGAGTGTGGTTCACCGGAAGATCTCCTGCTGCACGGTGAAATTATGAAGTTTTTTGGTCGCGATGGGATTGTTTTTGATGACTTGAGTGGAACCTTTCGGGCTGAGAATACCGCCTGCTGTGAGGTAGAGCTCATCGGCGAGGGCATTATTCGCCACTGGGTTGCCAACGCCCTTTACCGAAATGGTTTTATCCCTTCTGCTCAGCACAACCTTCCCATTTGCATCGAGATAAAGCCCGGTATACCTACCGAATTTATACTATCTAAACCCGATTCCTCACCGGTAAAGATGATGAGCGTGGAATCGTTGATGCGCGAGCTAAGAGCCTCCTAA
- a CDS encoding Tex family protein, with protein MAEEIIRKHVELIAQELNVKDWQVENTIGLFLEGATVPFISRYRKERTGTLDEVQVAGIKEQHAKFVELEKRRESILKTIEEQGKLTDDLKAKITASYDIGVLEDLYLPYKPKRRTRAIIAREKGLEPLATLIMRQDRVDPAEKALSYLNDEVPDVEEALQGARDIIAEWVNESAKARGSMRRIFSRDAVVSSKMVKGKEEDGAKYKDYFDFSEPLRRCPSHRLLAMRRGQEEGFLKISIDVDGETANEELFRLFVTGKGSTSEQVGLAVEDCFKRLLGPSMETEFMGLSKEKADEEAIRVFADNLRQLLLASPLGQKRILAIDPGYRTGCKVVCLDAQGNMLHNETIYPHPPQSESGLAMKKVESLVDAYRVDAIAIGNGTASRETEHFVKKIRFPRELQVFVVSEDGASIYSASPVAREEFPEYDVTVRGAISIGRRLMDPLAELVKIDPKSIGVGQYQHDVDQPKLKQSLDMVVESSVNMVGVNLNTASKHLLTYVSGLGPQLAQNIVDYRKEQGPFGSRKELLKVPRLGAKAYEQCAGFLRIPEAKNPLDNSAVHPESYHIVERMAADLQCSVADLLANEALRKRIDIKKYVTAEVGLPTLQDIVNELAKPGRDPRTAAKVFEFAEGIFKMEDLYVGMELPGIVTNITNFGAFVDVGVKQDGLVHISQLANRYISNPSDVVKLHQHVKVKVIEVDLPRKRIQLSMKDLEQ; from the coding sequence ATGGCAGAAGAGATTATTCGTAAGCATGTTGAGCTCATCGCTCAGGAATTAAATGTTAAGGATTGGCAGGTGGAAAATACCATCGGCCTATTTTTGGAGGGTGCAACGGTTCCGTTCATCAGCCGCTACCGCAAGGAGCGCACTGGCACCCTCGATGAGGTGCAGGTTGCAGGCATTAAGGAGCAGCATGCAAAGTTTGTGGAGTTGGAAAAGCGGCGAGAATCCATTCTCAAAACCATTGAGGAGCAGGGCAAGCTTACCGATGATCTGAAAGCAAAAATCACAGCCAGCTATGATATTGGCGTTCTCGAAGATTTATACCTACCATACAAGCCAAAGCGCAGAACGCGTGCTATAATTGCTCGCGAAAAAGGGCTAGAGCCACTTGCCACCCTCATTATGCGGCAGGATAGGGTTGACCCAGCAGAAAAGGCGCTTAGCTACCTCAACGACGAGGTGCCCGATGTGGAGGAGGCGCTGCAGGGTGCACGCGATATCATTGCCGAGTGGGTGAACGAGAGCGCAAAGGCCCGCGGGTCGATGCGCAGAATATTTAGCCGCGATGCCGTTGTCTCCTCAAAAATGGTGAAGGGGAAGGAAGAGGATGGTGCCAAGTATAAGGATTACTTCGATTTTTCGGAACCGCTTCGGCGTTGTCCTTCACACCGGCTGCTTGCCATGCGCAGGGGGCAGGAGGAGGGCTTCCTGAAAATCTCCATCGACGTGGATGGTGAAACAGCCAATGAGGAGCTATTTAGGCTATTTGTGACCGGGAAGGGTAGCACTAGCGAGCAGGTTGGTCTCGCTGTGGAAGATTGCTTCAAGCGGCTTCTTGGCCCCTCCATGGAGACGGAGTTTATGGGTCTTTCGAAGGAGAAGGCCGACGAGGAGGCCATTCGCGTATTTGCCGATAACCTTCGGCAGCTACTGTTGGCCTCACCGCTGGGACAGAAGCGCATTCTGGCCATCGACCCAGGATACCGCACCGGCTGCAAGGTGGTGTGCCTCGATGCTCAAGGAAATATGTTGCATAACGAAACCATATACCCTCACCCGCCACAGAGCGAATCGGGTCTTGCCATGAAAAAGGTGGAGTCGCTGGTGGATGCCTACCGCGTTGATGCCATTGCCATAGGGAATGGTACCGCCAGCCGCGAAACGGAGCATTTTGTAAAGAAGATAAGGTTTCCCCGGGAGCTACAGGTGTTTGTGGTTAGCGAAGATGGTGCCTCCATCTATTCGGCTAGCCCAGTGGCTAGGGAGGAATTTCCCGAGTATGACGTTACCGTTCGTGGGGCCATATCCATTGGGCGCAGGCTCATGGACCCCCTCGCAGAGCTGGTGAAAATTGATCCAAAATCCATTGGTGTGGGGCAGTATCAGCACGATGTTGATCAGCCAAAGCTCAAGCAGAGCCTCGATATGGTGGTGGAGAGTAGCGTAAACATGGTTGGGGTTAACCTCAACACGGCCAGCAAGCACCTGCTTACCTACGTTTCGGGTCTTGGACCGCAGCTTGCCCAAAATATTGTGGACTACCGAAAGGAGCAGGGGCCATTTGGCTCTCGCAAGGAACTGCTCAAAGTTCCCCGCTTGGGAGCCAAGGCGTATGAGCAGTGCGCTGGATTCTTACGCATTCCGGAGGCGAAAAATCCGCTCGACAATAGCGCCGTTCACCCCGAGAGTTACCATATTGTGGAGAGGATGGCTGCCGACCTGCAGTGCAGCGTGGCCGACTTGCTTGCCAATGAGGCGCTTCGCAAGAGGATAGATATTAAAAAATATGTTACCGCCGAGGTGGGACTGCCTACCCTGCAGGATATTGTGAATGAGTTGGCTAAACCGGGTCGTGACCCCCGAACTGCTGCCAAGGTGTTTGAGTTTGCCGAGGGTATCTTCAAAATGGAGGACCTGTACGTGGGCATGGAGCTACCGGGCATTGTTACCAACATTACCAACTTTGGTGCCTTTGTGGATGTGGGAGTGAAGCAGGATGGCCTCGTGCACATATCGCAGCTGGCCAATCGCTACATTAGCAATCCATCCGACGTGGTGAAGCTTCACCAGCACGTAAAGGTAAAGGTTATTGAAGTTGACCTTCCCCGAAAGCGAATACAGCTAAGCATGAAAGATCTCGAGCAGTAG
- a CDS encoding sugar MFS transporter, protein MASTPVNTSSVKVSGTVTNYRGPLYLLTTLFFMWGFITCLNDILIPHLKALFELNYTKTMLIQLTFFGAYALMSMPAGFVIGRIGYKQGIVLGLVVTAVGALGFYPASVVISYGLFLGSLFVLATGITILQVAANPYVAILGPPESASGRLNMTQAFNSLGTTIAPVFGGILILSGSATGAAEKAGAVQLPYIGIAVVLLAIAAVFALAKLPEIKAGGESAIATGSAWQYRHLVLGAIAIFVYVGTEVSIGSFLINFFGLPEIGGLHEADASKYVALYWGGAMIGRFFGAISLTHFSKPENRYGLYGGILVGSFGLAYFLTKDLHLASLFLIFVAVNLVGFFIGKNRPNRTLAILAGAASLLVLVTVSTTGHFAMWPIIAVGLFNSIMFPTIFTLAIDDLGPHTSQASGILCMAIVGGAVLPFIMGMLADRFGVHHAFVLPMLGYLYILFYGVKGYKKIAN, encoded by the coding sequence ATGGCATCAACACCTGTAAACACCTCCAGTGTGAAAGTTAGTGGAACCGTTACCAACTACCGTGGGCCATTATACTTGCTAACCACACTCTTTTTCATGTGGGGCTTTATAACCTGCCTCAACGACATTCTTATTCCCCATTTAAAGGCGCTGTTCGAGCTCAACTACACCAAAACTATGCTAATTCAGCTGACGTTTTTTGGTGCCTACGCTTTGATGTCGATGCCGGCAGGATTTGTGATTGGCCGCATCGGATATAAGCAGGGAATTGTTCTTGGGCTAGTGGTTACCGCTGTTGGTGCACTGGGATTCTATCCTGCCTCAGTTGTTATCAGCTATGGACTGTTTTTAGGTAGCCTTTTTGTATTGGCCACAGGGATTACCATACTTCAGGTGGCTGCCAACCCATACGTAGCCATTTTAGGCCCTCCTGAGTCTGCTTCGGGACGGTTGAATATGACGCAGGCTTTTAACTCACTCGGCACAACCATTGCCCCCGTTTTCGGTGGCATTCTTATACTGTCGGGTTCAGCAACAGGTGCGGCAGAAAAGGCAGGTGCCGTGCAGCTACCATATATTGGAATAGCCGTGGTGCTGCTTGCCATTGCTGCGGTGTTTGCTTTGGCCAAGCTACCTGAGATTAAGGCTGGAGGCGAAAGTGCCATTGCTACGGGTAGCGCTTGGCAATACCGTCACTTGGTTTTGGGTGCCATTGCCATATTTGTATATGTGGGCACCGAGGTTTCCATTGGTAGCTTCCTTATCAACTTCTTTGGTTTACCCGAGATAGGCGGCTTGCACGAGGCCGATGCTTCCAAGTATGTGGCACTCTACTGGGGTGGTGCCATGATTGGTCGGTTCTTTGGAGCCATTTCGTTAACGCACTTTTCAAAACCTGAAAACCGCTATGGCCTATACGGTGGCATACTCGTAGGTTCGTTTGGATTAGCCTATTTCCTTACCAAGGATTTGCACCTTGCCTCGCTGTTCCTCATATTTGTAGCCGTTAACCTTGTAGGTTTCTTTATTGGAAAGAATAGGCCCAACAGAACGCTGGCCATTCTTGCCGGTGCTGCTTCGCTGCTGGTGCTGGTAACTGTCTCCACCACCGGGCACTTTGCCATGTGGCCCATTATTGCCGTAGGACTCTTCAACTCCATAATGTTCCCAACCATATTTACCTTGGCTATCGACGATTTGGGACCGCATACCAGCCAGGCCTCAGGAATTCTCTGCATGGCTATTGTGGGTGGTGCCGTTCTTCCATTCATAATGGGCATGTTGGCCGACCGTTTTGGCGTTCACCACGCCTTTGTGCTGCCCATGCTAGGATACCTCTACATCCTATTCTATGGAGTAAAGGGTTATAAAAAAATTGCAAATTAG